A stretch of the Comamonas testosteroni TK102 genome encodes the following:
- a CDS encoding LysR family transcriptional regulator: MDFNALHVFTRVAELSSFTLAADQLGLTKSRVSTVVQQLERQLGTRLLQRTTRHVRLTADGEQFLERSKELMADLEQLQAMFLPATSGLRGSLRIDMPNTLARDVVLPKLPEFLSAHPLLEVGISTSDRRVDVVQEGFDCVVRIGPLADTDLIARTLGTLEMCNLASPAYLERHGTPATLADLSRHRIIHYANQLGRHGAGWEYQRGKETALQPMRCALVVNGTDAYQAACLAGLGLIQAPVRGARHLLDQGLLVEVMPDFKAAPMPVSLLYPHRRHIAPRVTAFLNWITEVLEPHLAGLTGTDRS; the protein is encoded by the coding sequence ATGGACTTCAATGCGCTTCATGTGTTCACCCGCGTTGCCGAGCTATCCAGCTTCACCCTGGCCGCTGACCAGCTCGGGCTGACCAAAAGCCGTGTGTCGACCGTGGTCCAGCAGCTGGAAAGGCAGCTCGGAACCCGTCTGCTGCAACGCACCACCAGACATGTGCGGCTGACCGCCGATGGCGAGCAGTTCCTCGAACGCAGCAAGGAATTGATGGCCGACCTGGAACAGCTGCAAGCCATGTTCCTGCCCGCCACCAGCGGACTGCGGGGCAGTCTTCGCATCGATATGCCCAACACCCTGGCCCGGGACGTCGTCCTTCCGAAACTGCCCGAATTCCTCTCGGCCCACCCTTTGCTGGAAGTAGGCATCAGCACCAGCGACCGCCGCGTGGATGTGGTGCAGGAGGGCTTTGACTGCGTGGTGCGCATCGGCCCGCTGGCAGATACCGACTTGATCGCCCGCACGCTCGGCACGCTGGAGATGTGCAATCTGGCCAGCCCCGCCTATCTGGAGCGCCACGGCACACCCGCAACACTGGCCGACCTGTCACGCCACCGGATCATTCACTATGCAAACCAGCTCGGACGGCATGGCGCGGGCTGGGAGTATCAACGTGGCAAGGAGACCGCCCTGCAGCCCATGCGCTGCGCACTGGTGGTCAACGGCACGGATGCCTATCAGGCCGCCTGTCTTGCCGGTCTGGGCCTGATTCAGGCGCCTGTCCGGGGTGCGCGCCATCTGCTGGATCAGGGCCTTCTGGTCGAGGTCATGCCCGACTTCAAGGCGGCGCCCATGCCGGTGTCCCTGCTCTACCCGCATCGCAGACATATTGCGCCGCGGGTCACCGCTTTCCTGAACTGGATCACCGAGGTGCTGGAGCCCCATCTGGCAGGTCTGACAGGCACGGACCGCTCTTGA
- a CDS encoding acetyltransferase produces MTSIRASRPDEGARAIEIWRHAVDATHDFLSPQDRAEIDEMVCGFLPHAPLWFAVDEQDHPLAFMLMDQGHMEALFVDPAFRHRGLGAALVRHGLTLHPEMSTDVNEQNAQAVGFYERLGFKRTGRSALDGQGRAYPIIHLKYANP; encoded by the coding sequence ATGACTTCCATTCGAGCTTCCCGCCCCGACGAAGGGGCACGAGCGATAGAGATCTGGCGCCATGCCGTTGATGCCACGCATGACTTTCTGAGTCCGCAGGATCGCGCCGAGATTGATGAGATGGTGTGCGGCTTTCTGCCACACGCCCCGCTGTGGTTCGCTGTCGACGAGCAGGATCATCCCCTGGCCTTCATGCTCATGGACCAGGGCCATATGGAAGCGCTGTTTGTGGACCCAGCCTTCCGGCACCGGGGCCTCGGTGCAGCGCTGGTGCGCCACGGCCTGACCCTACACCCCGAGATGAGCACCGACGTGAATGAGCAGAATGCGCAGGCAGTCGGCTTTTACGAACGCCTGGGCTTCAAGCGCACGGGCCGCTCTGCGCTCGATGGGCAAGGCCGCGCCTACCCAATCATCCATCTGAAATACGCCAATCCCTGA
- a CDS encoding DsbA family protein, producing MTKTLHYVFDPLCGWCYGAAAAVAALGEAPEVELRLLPSGLFSGAGARPMDDDFAAYAWSNDQRIERLTGQRFSERYRSQVLSDRKQRFDSGPATLALSAVSLTAPERELEALEAIQHARYVNGEDITRPEPLTAVLQARGLEQAAACLLRSDGELLAVNRARIEGAKALQSQLGARGVPSFILETHGQRQLLNSSAAYANPQAFAEQIAKA from the coding sequence TTGACCAAGACCCTGCATTACGTATTCGATCCTCTGTGCGGCTGGTGCTACGGTGCCGCCGCAGCAGTGGCGGCTCTGGGCGAGGCCCCCGAGGTCGAACTGCGCCTGCTGCCCAGCGGTCTCTTCTCCGGCGCGGGTGCACGCCCCATGGACGATGACTTTGCGGCCTATGCCTGGAGCAACGACCAGCGCATTGAGCGCCTGACGGGCCAGCGCTTTAGCGAGCGCTACCGCAGCCAGGTGCTGTCGGACCGCAAGCAGCGGTTCGACAGCGGCCCGGCCACCCTGGCGCTGAGCGCCGTCAGCCTGACCGCCCCCGAGCGCGAGCTTGAGGCTCTTGAAGCCATCCAGCACGCGCGATATGTCAACGGCGAGGACATCACCCGGCCGGAGCCGCTGACGGCCGTGCTGCAGGCCCGGGGACTTGAGCAGGCGGCTGCATGCCTGCTGCGGTCTGATGGCGAACTGCTGGCTGTCAATCGAGCCCGCATCGAAGGCGCAAAGGCACTGCAGAGCCAGCTTGGCGCGCGTGGCGTTCCAAGCTTCATCCTGGAAACCCATGGCCAGCGCCAACTGCTGAACTCCAGTGCCGCTTACGCCAATCCGCAGGCCTTTGCCGAGCAAATTGCCAAGGCCTGA
- a CDS encoding nuclear transport factor 2 family protein — protein MTTNLDIIRSTYEGLPEENGRNLLAALAPDARWTEAAGFPYAGTYVGPQQIVAGVFQRLATEWDGYSAKVHTYLADGDRVAAFGVYSGTYRKTGKAMTASFAHLYRLNEGRITSMEQYVDSHLVQQALLA, from the coding sequence ATGACCACCAATCTGGACATCATCCGCTCGACCTACGAAGGTCTGCCCGAGGAGAACGGCAGGAATCTGCTGGCCGCACTGGCGCCCGACGCGCGGTGGACAGAGGCCGCCGGCTTTCCCTATGCCGGAACCTACGTCGGCCCGCAGCAAATCGTCGCGGGCGTGTTCCAGCGGCTGGCGACGGAGTGGGACGGCTACAGCGCCAAGGTCCACACCTACCTGGCCGATGGCGACCGCGTGGCCGCCTTCGGCGTCTACTCGGGCACCTATCGCAAGACGGGCAAGGCAATGACGGCTAGCTTCGCCCATCTGTACCGGCTCAACGAGGGCAGGATCACGAGCATGGAACAGTATGTGGACAGCCACCTGGTGCAGCAGGCGCTGCTGGCCTGA
- a CDS encoding SDR family NAD(P)-dependent oxidoreductase codes for MQASAPRIALITGASRGLGRSEALKLAELGVHLIVTYKDSESDAQELVSRIEALGSRAVALRLDVGDSKSFAAFADRVGGVLADTWQREQFDYLVNNAGIGLVAPFAETTEEQFDLLVDIHLKGTFFLTQKLLPLIRDGGRIVNTSSGLARFSFPGYAAYAVMKGGIEVMTRYLAKELGARGIAVNTIAPGAIETDFGGGVVRDNEQVNAHISGLTAMGRVGRPDDVGAAVAALLSEGNNWVTGQRIEVSGGMML; via the coding sequence ATGCAAGCATCTGCACCCCGTATCGCATTGATCACCGGCGCAAGCCGTGGCCTGGGCCGTAGCGAAGCCCTCAAACTGGCCGAACTCGGCGTTCATCTGATCGTCACTTACAAGGACAGCGAAAGCGATGCGCAGGAGCTGGTCTCCCGCATCGAGGCACTGGGCAGCCGCGCCGTGGCGCTGCGCCTGGACGTGGGCGACAGCAAGAGCTTTGCCGCGTTTGCCGACCGTGTCGGGGGCGTGCTGGCCGACACCTGGCAGCGCGAGCAGTTCGACTATCTGGTGAACAATGCCGGCATCGGCCTGGTGGCGCCGTTTGCCGAGACCACAGAAGAGCAGTTCGATCTGCTCGTCGATATTCACCTCAAGGGCACGTTCTTTCTGACGCAGAAACTGCTGCCCCTGATCAGGGACGGCGGACGCATCGTCAATACCTCGTCCGGGCTGGCACGCTTCAGCTTCCCCGGCTATGCCGCCTATGCGGTGATGAAGGGCGGCATCGAGGTGATGACGCGCTATCTGGCCAAGGAGTTGGGGGCACGCGGCATCGCCGTGAACACCATTGCTCCCGGCGCCATAGAGACCGATTTCGGTGGCGGCGTGGTGCGCGACAATGAACAGGTCAATGCCCATATCAGCGGCCTGACTGCCATGGGCCGGGTGGGCCGCCCCGACGATGTGGGCGCCGCAGTTGCCGCCTTGCTTTCC
- a CDS encoding steroid Delta-isomerase, translating to MNSVEHMTAVVQRYVAALNAGDLDGLVALFADDATVEDPVGSEPRRGREAIRAFYANSLKLPLAVELTQEVRAVADEAAFAFIVSFEYQGRKTVIAPIDHFRFNEAGKVVSMRALFGEKNIHAGV from the coding sequence ATGAACTCTGTTGAACATATGACCGCGGTTGTGCAGCGCTATGTGGCTGCGCTCAACGCCGGCGATCTGGACGGCCTCGTCGCGCTGTTTGCCGATGACGCCACGGTGGAAGACCCCGTGGGCTCCGAGCCCCGGCGCGGCAGGGAGGCGATTCGCGCGTTCTATGCCAACTCGCTTAAGCTGCCCTTGGCGGTGGAGCTGACGCAGGAGGTGCGCGCGGTTGCCGACGAAGCGGCCTTCGCCTTCATCGTCAGTTTCGAGTATCAGGGCCGCAAGACCGTGATTGCGCCCATCGATCACTTTCGCTTCAACGAGGCAGGCAAGGTGGTGAGCATGCGCGCCTTGTTCGGCGAGAAGAATATTCACGCCGGCGTCTGA
- a CDS encoding MBL fold metallo-hydrolase: MMNRRDFVQTAAAASIATGLAGCAAAVTGHSRLQWQHFPADDKGFFRAPVLLSGDQEAVLIDGGFSLPDGRAVAEAIKASGKQLTTIYVSQSDPDYYFSLGPIKAAFPAARVIAASDTIAAIRANVQKKIDTWAPQLKENGPQKLADIVFPEAYDGPALMLEGHRIEIVKAQGLENRRYLWVPSLNAVFGGVLVFSGLHVWTADTPTPASRAAWVRNLEAIAARKPAVVVPGHLGAPGALDVSAVNYTREYLLAFEQELAKAANGDALIAAMNKRYPDAGLAAALQIGAKVAKAEMKWG; the protein is encoded by the coding sequence ATGATGAATCGCCGAGACTTTGTCCAAACCGCCGCCGCTGCCAGCATCGCCACAGGCCTGGCGGGTTGCGCCGCTGCCGTGACCGGCCACTCCAGGCTGCAATGGCAGCACTTCCCAGCAGACGACAAAGGATTTTTCCGCGCGCCCGTGCTGCTTTCGGGCGACCAGGAAGCCGTCCTCATCGACGGCGGCTTTTCCCTGCCCGATGGCCGCGCCGTGGCCGAAGCCATCAAGGCCTCGGGCAAGCAGCTGACCACCATCTACGTCAGCCAGAGCGACCCAGACTATTACTTCAGCCTGGGACCGATCAAGGCCGCCTTTCCCGCTGCCAGGGTGATCGCAGCCTCCGACACCATTGCCGCCATCCGCGCCAACGTGCAAAAGAAGATTGATACCTGGGCGCCCCAGCTCAAGGAGAACGGTCCGCAGAAGCTCGCCGACATCGTCTTTCCCGAAGCCTATGACGGTCCCGCGCTGATGCTGGAAGGCCACCGCATCGAAATCGTCAAGGCGCAGGGACTGGAGAACCGCCGCTACCTGTGGGTTCCCTCGCTGAATGCGGTCTTCGGCGGTGTGCTGGTGTTCTCGGGCCTGCATGTGTGGACGGCCGATACCCCGACGCCAGCCTCTCGCGCCGCCTGGGTCAGGAATCTGGAGGCCATCGCCGCACGCAAGCCGGCCGTGGTCGTGCCGGGCCACCTGGGCGCCCCTGGCGCGCTGGACGTTTCGGCCGTGAACTACACCCGCGAATACCTGCTGGCCTTCGAGCAGGAACTGGCCAAGGCCGCCAATGGCGATGCCTTGATCGCCGCCATGAACAAGCGCTATCCTGACGCCGGCCTGGCCGCTGCGCTGCAGATCGGCGCCAAGGTGGCCAAGGCCGAGATGAAATGGGGCTGA
- a CDS encoding NADPH-dependent 2,4-dienoyl-CoA reductase gives MYPHLFQPITIGHITLKNRILMGSMHTGLEDQAQGFEKLALFYTERAREGLQLIVTGGFGVNEYALGMPEHAEFSTLCTPEQAARHRLITDAVHAEGCHILMQVLHVGRYDHGSGGVSPSSVLSKLSSRSSRELSAAQIEQIIADYVRCACLAREAGYDGVEVMGGEGYLINQFLAPLTNFRTDEWGGDATGRSRFALRIVQGIRAAVPENFVISFRLSLMDLVEHGSHWKEVLDLARQLQAAGVDLFNTSVGWHEARIPTIAMMVPRAAFSWAAEQLKRAVSVPVAASNRINTPEVADDLIAQGHADMVAMARPFLADPAFVRKAQAGQNSAINTCIACNQSCLDRIFTRQQVSCLVNPRACREWEWPQEKAAAPRKIAVLGAGPSGLACAREAADRGHKVTLFEPGIRIGGQFFLAQKVPGKQELGETLRYFEHEIQRLGIELRLNTTPDIDTLSGFDHVVVATGVTPRRSGIEGENSSKVVDYIEALRSPRFVGERVAIVGAGPLGFDMAELLSHHKADDGSVAAFDREWGIDPERELRGGIKASEKADSPRQIWLLQRSKAAMGASLPTTTGWIRRARIKNKSARMFNDVEYIHIDDNGLHLRIRGEQRCLSVDHIVVCAGQESHDPWSPRLQACGIAHTVIGGARNAHKIDAARAIEEGAELGRKL, from the coding sequence ATGTACCCCCATCTCTTCCAACCCATCACCATCGGCCATATCACCCTCAAAAACCGGATTCTGATGGGCTCCATGCATACCGGACTGGAGGATCAGGCTCAGGGTTTCGAGAAGCTGGCCCTCTTCTACACCGAGCGTGCCCGGGAGGGGCTGCAGCTCATCGTCACCGGCGGCTTCGGCGTCAACGAATATGCACTGGGCATGCCCGAGCATGCCGAGTTCTCGACGCTGTGCACGCCCGAGCAGGCGGCCCGGCATCGCCTCATCACGGATGCCGTGCATGCCGAGGGCTGCCACATCCTCATGCAGGTGCTGCATGTGGGCCGCTACGACCACGGCAGCGGCGGCGTCTCGCCCAGCAGTGTGCTCTCCAAGCTCAGCAGCCGCAGCTCGCGCGAACTCAGCGCGGCCCAGATCGAGCAGATCATTGCCGACTATGTACGCTGTGCCTGCCTGGCCCGTGAAGCCGGCTATGACGGCGTGGAAGTCATGGGCGGCGAGGGCTATCTGATCAACCAGTTCCTGGCGCCGCTGACCAACTTCCGCACCGACGAATGGGGTGGCGATGCCACCGGCCGCAGCCGCTTTGCGCTGCGCATCGTGCAAGGCATACGCGCGGCCGTGCCCGAGAACTTCGTCATCAGCTTTCGCCTGTCCCTGATGGATCTGGTCGAGCATGGCAGCCACTGGAAGGAAGTGCTGGACCTGGCCCGCCAGCTGCAAGCCGCTGGCGTGGACCTGTTCAACACCAGCGTGGGCTGGCATGAAGCGCGCATTCCCACCATCGCCATGATGGTGCCGCGCGCGGCCTTCAGCTGGGCAGCCGAGCAGCTCAAGCGTGCGGTCAGCGTTCCCGTGGCGGCCAGCAACCGCATCAACACTCCCGAAGTGGCCGATGACCTGATTGCCCAGGGCCATGCCGACATGGTGGCCATGGCCCGCCCCTTTCTGGCCGACCCGGCCTTTGTGCGCAAGGCGCAGGCAGGCCAGAACAGCGCCATCAACACCTGCATTGCCTGCAACCAGTCCTGTCTGGATCGCATCTTCACGCGCCAGCAGGTCAGCTGTCTGGTCAACCCCAGAGCCTGCCGGGAATGGGAATGGCCCCAGGAAAAAGCCGCAGCACCGCGCAAGATCGCCGTGCTCGGCGCGGGCCCCTCGGGACTGGCCTGCGCGCGCGAGGCGGCCGACCGGGGCCACAAGGTGACGCTGTTCGAGCCCGGCATCCGCATCGGCGGCCAGTTCTTTCTGGCGCAGAAAGTGCCCGGCAAGCAGGAGCTGGGCGAGACGCTGCGCTATTTCGAGCATGAGATCCAGCGCCTGGGCATAGAGCTGCGGCTCAACACCACACCGGACATCGACACCTTGAGCGGCTTTGATCATGTGGTCGTGGCCACGGGAGTGACACCGCGGCGCAGCGGCATCGAGGGCGAGAACAGCTCCAAGGTGGTGGACTATATCGAGGCATTGCGCAGCCCCCGCTTTGTCGGCGAACGCGTGGCCATCGTGGGCGCGGGGCCGCTGGGCTTTGACATGGCCGAGCTGCTATCCCATCACAAGGCCGACGACGGCAGCGTGGCCGCCTTCGACCGCGAATGGGGCATCGATCCCGAGCGCGAGCTGCGCGGCGGCATCAAGGCCAGCGAGAAAGCCGATTCGCCGCGTCAGATCTGGCTGCTTCAGCGCAGCAAGGCGGCCATGGGCGCCAGCCTGCCCACCACCACGGGCTGGATCCGCCGCGCCCGGATCAAGAACAAGAGCGCACGCATGTTCAACGACGTGGAATACATCCATATCGACGACAACGGCCTGCACCTGCGCATACGCGGCGAGCAGCGCTGCCTGAGCGTGGACCACATCGTGGTCTGCGCCGGACAGGAGTCGCACGACCCCTGGTCGCCCAGGCTTCAGGCCTGCGGTATTGCGCATACCGTGATTGGCGGTGCACGCAATGCGCACAAGATTGATGCTGCGAGAGCCATCGAGGAAGGCGCCGAACTCGGCCGCAAACTATAG
- a CDS encoding LysR family transcriptional regulator, translating to MSMANNPEESIAGRLANLKRLAYFAAVVETGSFTAAADRLGITKAVVSQQVARLEHEFRTTLLTRTTRKVVPTDAGRLFYQRCASILKEAGDAFDELGEVAAEPSGILRLTAPLDYGITAVVPAITEFTRRYPQCKVDAVFSDQSLDLMSGQVELAIRVGWLSDLNVQARQIGSFRQLLVAAPSMRRQVGQLKQPQHIGELPFVANTALREPCSWRFSRGELEQQSVTVHPVISLDATLGVREAVRQGAGLSVLPDFAVADDLKSGTLMQVLPRWSLPSGGIHAVFPTARFRPAKVKAFVDLMQELIRPKT from the coding sequence ATGTCAATGGCAAACAATCCAGAAGAATCCATAGCCGGCAGGCTTGCCAATCTCAAGCGCCTAGCCTACTTCGCGGCCGTGGTGGAGACCGGCAGCTTCACGGCCGCCGCAGACCGGCTGGGCATCACCAAGGCCGTGGTCAGCCAGCAGGTCGCCAGACTCGAGCATGAGTTCCGCACCACGCTGCTGACCCGCACCACCCGCAAGGTCGTTCCCACCGACGCAGGCCGGCTCTTTTATCAGCGCTGCGCATCCATCCTCAAGGAGGCAGGCGATGCCTTCGACGAACTCGGGGAAGTGGCGGCCGAGCCTTCGGGCATCCTGCGCCTGACTGCTCCGCTGGACTATGGCATCACGGCGGTGGTGCCTGCCATCACCGAGTTCACCCGGCGCTACCCCCAATGCAAGGTGGATGCTGTGTTCAGCGACCAGTCGCTCGACCTGATGTCGGGGCAAGTGGAGCTGGCAATCCGAGTGGGCTGGCTTTCCGACCTCAACGTGCAGGCCCGTCAGATCGGGAGCTTCCGGCAACTGCTGGTTGCCGCGCCCTCAATGCGCCGGCAAGTGGGGCAGCTCAAGCAGCCGCAGCATATCGGCGAGCTGCCTTTCGTGGCGAACACTGCCTTGCGCGAGCCCTGCAGCTGGCGCTTCTCGCGCGGCGAGCTGGAGCAGCAGAGCGTGACCGTGCATCCGGTGATCTCGCTGGATGCAACGCTGGGCGTGCGCGAGGCCGTGCGCCAGGGCGCGGGCCTGTCGGTACTTCCCGACTTCGCAGTGGCCGATGATTTGAAGAGCGGTACGCTGATGCAGGTGCTGCCCAGATGGTCGCTGCCCTCCGGAGGCATTCATGCCGTATTCCCGACGGCACGCTTTCGGCCTGCAAAGGTGAAAGCCTTTGTGGACCTGATGCAGGAGCTCATCCGGCCCAAGACATGA
- a CDS encoding cytochrome c, giving the protein MHARECFIALLGILVLTQAAPASAQNNNGKNLFTQRCAVCHGADIKGTGPLARKSNPPTPDLTSAAFRKRLQEYPGVIVSSVILRPNGDLIPRTLRENGVKLAPHPWTVQDFRDLNKYMSDVISKSR; this is encoded by the coding sequence ATGCACGCAAGGGAATGCTTCATCGCTTTGCTGGGAATTCTGGTGCTCACCCAGGCAGCACCGGCTTCTGCACAGAACAACAATGGAAAAAATCTCTTCACCCAGAGATGTGCCGTCTGCCACGGTGCAGATATCAAGGGCACCGGCCCCTTGGCCAGGAAAAGCAATCCTCCCACGCCGGATCTGACCAGCGCAGCTTTCAGGAAGCGGCTCCAGGAATATCCGGGCGTCATTGTTTCCTCGGTCATACTCCGACCGAACGGGGACCTGATTCCCAGAACCCTGCGGGAGAACGGGGTCAAGCTCGCCCCGCATCCCTGGACGGTGCAGGATTTTCGCGACCTGAACAAATACATGAGCGACGTGATTTCAAAAAGCCGATGA
- a CDS encoding NAD(P)/FAD-dependent oxidoreductase, producing the protein MNNPHASLLQTGRIGSMELKNRVAMAPMGENFGGDDGCCGERTQAYYEARAQGGTGLIIMGTTAISWPSGTSEPHQLGISNDSFIPGLAEVTRRVHAHGGKIAVQINHSGKVAAHDRACGREMWVSSMPPDGPVHDGMRTITPKEFSTFVGVGPYPERYRIMDKADIAQMVEWFAAAALRAKQANFDAVEVHCAHNYMIANFLSPFFNSRTDEYGGSYENRSRLLREVLTEVRRRVGPDYPVWVRLDAQEMHTPGGITMDEALKTARLCEELGMDAISVSAYARMPTGSAFTDAPIPQKQNAYREFARQFKQSVSLPIISAGRWELDDAADAVTRGEIDFVAMGRKLLAEPDMVNKLQANAAGDVRPCIYCYACVSEIFVNRGIKCAVNALTGHEAVKTIAFAAKPRHVLIVGGGPSGMEAARVAALRGHRVTLVERSDRLGGTLFFAALAYPENGRLLDYLVRQMDHPNIQLRLNTTVDDGLLAELQPDEILVGTGARRAAPAIEGAQQSHVWSGDELRRLMTGDRADEIAKAKLNLAERALFKAGGMLKVTDSTAAIQNLSKLWMPLGKRVVIIGAGLVGLELAEFLLDRGREVTVLDPGTHPGTELAIVRRWRVYDTVKNHGKLLMQSSVTRIERKEVVWTDKKGEEYRTPADSVVLAIGAEADSSVAEQLQALTRIPVRRIGDCRDLGYIEGAMHSGHQAGREV; encoded by the coding sequence ATGAACAATCCCCACGCATCCCTGCTGCAGACAGGACGTATCGGCTCCATGGAGCTGAAGAACCGCGTCGCCATGGCCCCCATGGGAGAGAACTTCGGCGGCGACGACGGCTGCTGCGGCGAACGCACCCAGGCCTATTACGAAGCCAGGGCTCAGGGCGGAACCGGTCTCATCATCATGGGAACGACGGCCATTTCCTGGCCTTCGGGCACCAGCGAGCCGCACCAGCTGGGCATCTCCAACGACAGCTTCATCCCCGGCCTGGCTGAAGTCACGCGCCGCGTCCATGCCCATGGCGGCAAGATCGCGGTGCAGATCAATCACAGCGGCAAGGTCGCCGCCCACGACCGCGCCTGCGGCCGCGAAATGTGGGTGTCCTCCATGCCGCCCGACGGCCCGGTTCACGACGGCATGCGCACCATCACGCCCAAGGAGTTCTCGACCTTTGTCGGCGTCGGCCCCTACCCGGAGCGCTACCGCATCATGGACAAGGCCGATATCGCGCAGATGGTGGAGTGGTTTGCCGCCGCGGCCCTGCGCGCCAAGCAGGCCAACTTCGACGCGGTGGAAGTGCATTGCGCGCACAACTACATGATCGCCAATTTTCTCTCGCCCTTCTTCAACAGCCGCACCGACGAGTACGGCGGTAGCTACGAGAACCGCAGCCGCCTGCTGCGCGAGGTGCTGACCGAGGTGCGCAGGCGCGTGGGCCCCGACTATCCGGTCTGGGTACGTCTGGACGCGCAAGAGATGCACACGCCCGGCGGCATCACCATGGACGAGGCACTCAAGACCGCCAGGCTCTGCGAGGAACTGGGCATGGACGCCATCAGCGTCTCGGCCTATGCCCGCATGCCCACCGGCTCGGCGTTCACCGACGCCCCGATTCCGCAGAAGCAGAACGCCTACCGCGAATTTGCGCGGCAGTTCAAGCAGTCCGTGAGCCTTCCCATCATCTCGGCTGGACGCTGGGAGCTTGACGATGCCGCCGATGCCGTGACCAGGGGGGAGATCGACTTCGTGGCCATGGGCCGCAAGCTGCTGGCCGAGCCCGACATGGTCAACAAGCTGCAGGCCAATGCGGCCGGCGACGTGCGCCCCTGCATCTACTGCTATGCCTGCGTGAGCGAAATCTTCGTCAACCGCGGCATCAAGTGCGCCGTCAATGCGTTGACCGGTCATGAAGCCGTCAAGACCATTGCCTTTGCGGCCAAACCCAGGCATGTGCTGATCGTCGGCGGCGGCCCCTCGGGCATGGAAGCGGCGCGCGTTGCCGCCCTGCGCGGCCACCGCGTGACGCTGGTCGAGCGCAGCGACCGCCTCGGCGGCACGCTGTTCTTTGCCGCCCTGGCCTATCCCGAGAACGGCCGCCTGCTCGACTATCTGGTGCGGCAGATGGACCACCCGAACATCCAGCTGCGCCTGAACACCACGGTCGATGACGGACTGCTGGCCGAGTTGCAGCCCGACGAGATTCTGGTGGGCACCGGCGCCAGGCGTGCCGCCCCCGCCATCGAGGGCGCCCAGCAAAGCCATGTCTGGAGCGGCGACGAGCTGCGCCGCCTGATGACGGGCGACCGGGCCGACGAAATTGCCAAGGCCAAGCTGAATCTGGCCGAGCGCGCACTATTCAAGGCCGGCGGCATGCTCAAGGTGACGGACAGCACGGCAGCGATCCAGAATCTGTCCAAGCTATGGATGCCCCTGGGCAAGCGCGTGGTCATCATCGGCGCAGGTCTGGTCGGTCTGGAGCTGGCCGAATTCCTGCTCGATCGCGGCCGCGAAGTCACCGTGCTGGACCCCGGTACCCACCCCGGCACCGAACTGGCCATCGTGCGCCGCTGGCGCGTGTACGACACCGTGAAGAACCACGGCAAGCTGCTGATGCAGTCCAGCGTCACGCGCATCGAGCGCAAGGAAGTCGTCTGGACGGACAAGAAAGGCGAGGAATACCGTACGCCCGCCGACTCCGTGGTGCTGGCCATAGGCGCCGAGGCCGATTCCAGCGTCGCCGAGCAGCTGCAAGCCCTTACCCGGATTCCCGTGCGCCGCATCGGGGACTGCCGGGACCTGGGCTATATCGAGGGGGCCATGCATTCCGGCCATCAGGCCGGGCGCGAAGTCTGA
- a CDS encoding 3-alpha-hydroxysteroid 3-dehydrogenase, which yields MSIIVMSGCATGIGAATRKALEAAGHQIVGIDVRDAEVIADLSTAQGRSQAVADVQARCGKSMDGLVLCAGLGPQTKVVGNVVSVNYFGATELLDAFLPLLKQGRQPAAVVISSVASAHLAHDRNPLAPALEAGEEAKARAIVEQAGEQGGNLAYAGSKNALTVAVRKRATAWGQAGVRLNTIAPGATETPLLQAGLQDPRYGESIAKFVPPLGRRAEPAEMASVIAFLMSEAASYVHGAQIVIDGGIDAVMRPTGF from the coding sequence ATGTCCATCATCGTGATGAGCGGCTGCGCCACCGGCATCGGCGCCGCCACGCGCAAGGCCCTGGAGGCGGCCGGCCACCAGATCGTCGGAATCGATGTCCGCGATGCAGAAGTGATCGCCGACCTCTCGACGGCCCAAGGCCGCAGCCAGGCGGTCGCCGATGTGCAGGCCAGGTGCGGCAAGAGCATGGACGGCCTGGTGCTGTGTGCCGGCCTGGGGCCGCAGACCAAGGTGGTCGGCAATGTGGTTTCGGTCAATTACTTTGGTGCGACCGAGCTGCTGGACGCTTTTCTGCCGCTGCTGAAACAGGGCCGGCAGCCCGCAGCCGTCGTCATCTCGTCCGTGGCTTCCGCGCATCTGGCGCACGACAGGAACCCGCTGGCACCGGCGCTGGAGGCCGGCGAGGAAGCCAAGGCCCGCGCCATTGTCGAACAGGCGGGGGAGCAGGGCGGCAACCTGGCCTATGCAGGCAGCAAGAACGCTCTCACGGTGGCCGTGCGCAAGCGCGCCACGGCATGGGGCCAGGCCGGCGTGCGCCTGAACACCATCGCCCCCGGCGCGACCGAGACGCCTTTGCTGCAGGCGGGCCTGCAGGACCCGCGCTATGGCGAATCCATTGCCAAGTTCGTGCCTCCGCTGGGCCGTCGCGCCGAGCCTGCCGAAATGGCATCCGTCATCGCCTTTCTCATGAGTGAGGCCGCCAGCTATGTGCATGGCGCGCAGATCGTGATCGACGGCGGTATCGATGCGGTGATGCGCCCGACGGGATTCTGA